The nucleotide sequence CTTCCTAATTAGCTTGTGTAAATAAAGTCTTGTtctatatattttaagaaaagtaatGTTTAAAGAATCAATGTAAGTTTTCAAAAGTTGGCAACACTGATGAGCATTGAAGTTGATCATCCAAAATCAGAAGTCATGCAGTAGATTCCTGACCTTGGTCACTTTGCGGGGAGAAAGATGGTGGCCAGTGTTGCAGCGATGTTCATCTTCTTGGCCAGAGTCAGAAGTTACCCTGAGTGTTTCTCTGCAGCTTTCATGTGGAGAAGGGGTGCATGGTAGACTTGGCTTGTTTTGCTCATAATATAAataccttattttcttttcttgtttttcagcaaCAGTTGGCCAAGAATATAAAATTTGGGCAGCCTCCACAAATGACAGTTTCTGTGAGGACAATGGGGGAGGCAAATGCTGGTATAGAAGAGGATGTGTTGCTCAGTAGCCCCATGGAGATTGAGACTCAGCAGGACACAGTGATCTCAGACAGTGGTAATAAAGTAAGCAATTTAAATCGATGTATTCATGGCATTATAGCAATATTAAAACAGTAAAGTCCACTGGGGCATAGCAGATGTCTCCAGTGAGACGCAGCTGAGCTTAGCGGGCTGTTTTATGTGGGTGGGATCTCTGAGCTTGTGCTTCTTGGACTGGTGAGAAGCATGTGCTCTTGGCATCCTGAGCCGGGTCCCACAGAATTACCAGTTTGAAAGTCTGCTCTGAACCTCCAGCAATGCATACATCACTTGCAGTGTAGTTAGAAGACAGGAAATTTTTCTGAGACAGAAAATAGCTTGAAATACGGATTTCCCAGCATGGAAAGTTGTGCACAGCACCAAatggcaaaaaggaaaataattccaAAAGGAGAAAGGTCTGGAGCCTAAATCCATAAAATCCTGGGGGTAATATCCATATTTCTTGGGGACAGTAATTGAAGgcaaaaaagggggagaaacaTTTTGAGAATGCTCACTAAATCCAAACATCCAGTATAATTCAAATAATTATTCAAATTATCCATGAAGATTTTGATACCGGGAACTGTAGGCATTCAGGTGTCCAGAAGGGCCTCGTTCAGGCAGCGATGAAACACGGTGAGTGATGGAAGATCTCTGGAAATCCTCTAAGGTGAGACTGGTACTGTGTGTTGCTATAATGGCAGAAGGGAGCGCAAGGGACAGACGGACATCCTCCTCTGCCTAGAGGAGGCTGACTTCATGCCCGGCAACCCAACATGTGCACACAGCCTGTAAGATCCTGGAGGGACACCAGGGCAGGGGGCCTCAGCTCACGGTTACTAGCGCTAGTGCTAGCTGTGTGAAAGGCAAGGCATCCTCTGCAGCTCATGCCTACATTCAGCCAAACACACAGAAGGGACATTTGTGGCTGAGGTGGCCCAAATTCTTCATCAGTCTTCAAGGGGCAACATAGCTCCTCTGTGACCGTTTCCTTCTTGGCTGTGGTTGGATCTGTCAGGGGGCCAGGCATTTCGCTGGGACCCACACACTCATGCCTCTCCCTCTGCAGTCtggaaagataaaaatgcagTCAAAGGAAGGTGTATGTCTTGTGCTTCACAAATACTCCCTTTTGAGTCTGTTAAGGTGAATCAAGAGCATCCTGTGCGCACAAAGAAGTGCAGTGGGATTGTGGACAGGTTTTGGCTATGCACCCTGGTACGAGGCGAGACTCTGTGTGATACCAACATACATTCTCGGCAGACAGTGTTCTtgctggggcctgcagggcacCCAAATGTCGTCTAGTGACCTCCAGCTcgaagaagaaaagaattcgAGCACCAAAAAAACACTAGAGCGTCTTTGGGTAGTAAGGAGGGAGAGATTTGGTCCTTACAACATACTCTTTTAATTattatgttttgaaaacaaaattaatgccCGTTTGTGTAgttctttttccaaatactgAAGGAGCAAACATCCCTACTCAGAGGAGATTGCAGCCACCAACAAACCAATACATGTGTAGGGTCAGCCAGAGCACTcagtgctttccttttcttttactggGCACTCCTCATTACCTGCTTTATCAGAGATTTCTGGTGCGCAGCAGCTTGCCTGGTTTCTGCTCCTGTCTCTGCTGTTGACCTTCTAACTCCTCTGCGCGTTTACCCGCATAGGTCCTGGGGGGACAAGGTGGCTTCTGTCAGGAGTTGGTGGCCAGGACCACATAGTGCTGCTCTACTTCAAACAGGTTTCCTGTGTTGCTTTGTGTCCTTTGATTTTCCCAACTGAGTAACTTGGATTGATGGCAAGAgttctgtgtttcatttaaCCTCTCTTTGTAAAGCTAATTTTTTTACGCTTTATACAGTTGTGTGCACCTGGCGTAATTGGATCCCAACAGTCATTAGGTTATGAAGTAATACTGTCATATAATGATTACAAACTATGTTTCTGGGTGTGATGGATGCTGCTTCAACCCCTGCACCTTAAAAATCCCCTCCCGTGAGATGGCTTGGAGTGGGACGGTAGCTAAGGAGTCCTAGTGACTGATAGGCTCTGATTGCTCTGGGGGAGCCGGTGTGCTTTGTAAGGAGTCGTCAAGAATCTGGAGTTGAAACTCTTTGCAGCAGAGGTAACTGGTGGATCAGgttcctatttttttccttaggtgTAGGCCAGGAGAAAATTAAGAGCTGATTGAAATCCTACAAAGCCGTGctctttcttttggtttggaACCTGGTTGTCTTGCTAAGGAAGCGTGAGTGTTTTGCCTTTTGTAGTGTCTTGTAACAGCAGTGATTCAAGGAGCAGCAAAGAAACTCAAAGCATTTAGGAACAAGAATTGTTTATCCATCAATGCTGCAGTGACAGCAAACAGGGTAAAAAATCCTACTCTAACATGCATGATTTCACAAGTCCTTTGAACCATATTTATTAAATCGTTTGCGTTTTAATATCTAGCTGTGGTAATCTTGTTTTCTAGCCCACTGACACCCCAGATCTGTTGAGAACAATGACTTTGCCTGGAACAGGATATGAGGTGGAAGAAAAGGTAACAGAACTTTTACACTTGGTTTGCACCACGTTAACTTCAAATTTTAGTTATTAGAAGCCTGACAGCCAGTTTTTGCTTTAATACACATTTCAGTGTTCCATGATCATCCAAGATTTTGTGACTGTTGTGCAGTTTGGGGGCTAGTAAATAAGCAATAACTACGATTGAGAAATCTGTAAGAGTTGATTGCAGGAAACGGCAGAACTCGGTCTCTGCCAGTCTTGCAGCATTCCTGCGTTTGATGTATTAATCATAGAGCCATAATTTTCATAAGTATTTCTATTACTTTGTTATGCCTACATGTAATTCAATAAGTGTATGCAAAATGTTCCATCAGCTTGTAAGTAATTGGTTCCCTAATTAGCATATGTTTAACCTCAGAAGATTACAGAGCTGTCTTGAAAACAATGTATGTGATTTTCTTCCCTTACAGAAGatgttttctcccttcttttttttctgtcgtCTTTTTCCACTTGGATTGTGCCAAATACCAGTCTCAGGATGACAGCTCAGTGACTTACGGCAGAGACTGATTACTGGCTCACTCTTACATGTCTAGACATACAGTGCCACTGTATTTACTCATGAGAGAAGCCTCACTAAACCACTTTGTATTTGCACTTTCTGAACCCAAACATTTGaagggcaagaggaaaaggcACCAATCAGAGCCAGTAttgtctcattttattttttactgttctttgGTGCTAGCTTGGACAACTCCACATGACTGGAGGGAAGGTTTTCTGTAGGCACTGTGCCAGTCTGAGATCCAATATCGTAGTCATCTCCCATGCAGATAGTACAGCTCTGTTCTATTATAATGCTTAGATAAGTCAATCTGACTTGCTCTTGCCTGAAGTGCatattctgaattatttaaagCTGTGGATATTTTTCCATAGTAAGCAAACTTTAAAATGTCCCTGTGTTTGATGTTGCTTAAAACTCTGCCTCTGCCCATCCCATTCCCAACAACTTCTGAGTGGAGCTAAACTGTGAAAAAACTTCAGTTAGAATGGTCTAAgtaatttttaagtgaaaagtaTAAAAACATGTAGTACtggaaataggaaaatattacAGCTATATCTTTCATGTCCAAAGTTCATGatctgtaaaatggaaaaacaggGTTTGAAACCTTTTCTGCTAATAACTCCTTTAGTTCAAAActgcaaaggcttttttttttggcgtgtgcatgatttatttatttaaatagacCAAATAGCTTAATAATAGCTTCTTGTGTTTGTGATACAAACAGGTCACTCCAATCAAATCATCTCGGCCAAAAAGACAATTTTCCTGTTCTGGCACAATTGAAACAATCAATTTGGATGCAGTTCCCCAGGCTGTTGCTCGTCTAGACAACAGTGCGGCTAAACACAAACTGTCAGTGAAGCCAAAAAAGCAGAGGATGTCAAGGAACCACAAAAGACTAACAAAGGTACTGAATCACTGGTCAAATAGCGAGAGGAGAGCGGTTGCTTTTGAAGCTGGGTACAAAATAACCGTAACTGAGTGAACCAGGAGTAGCTAGAGACAGAAGGCTGTCTTAAGATGTTCTGAACACTGTTAGAGATAGCTATTGAAAGCTTCTTTGACAAATCTTGTGTCTTCAGGCCAAAACAAAATCCATGcttctttcattttgtcttgAAATCAAGATAGAGATCTAAAGGTGAAAACctatctggagaaaaaaatgcaaagaagttTTAATATGGCCAGCTGAGATCAATACTACTTACACGTGAGGTACTTCCACTGGGTTTTTACACTAGAAGAGGTTCCTGATTCTACTTTTTCTAGTAAGAAATGTAGGTCATAAAGGTCTGAAGGATATCTGCCATTGTTGAAGCTGCTCTGGTATAGGCAATCAGATGACAGTGCAAAATTtggttgggaaaaaaaacagatttgctAAAATTGGCATGGGTTCTGTCAGTGACAATATCATTGTCTTATAAGAAAGAATAAGACTTAAGTTACGTAGCTCTTGCTACAGTTAGAGTGAATTATCAAATCCTCGCATTGTACACTTCCTGcatggctgttttgttttttatcctAACATCTCATCAGTGCTTGTTATTGGGACAAGACTATTCAACTAATACAGGGTTCAGGAGAGACCACAGTCCTTTCTTCTGCACCATTGTACTTGCATTTATCACTCCTgcaatgaagaaattaaatttaaacagAATGCTTATACAGAATGTTTAACTGGAGCCAAATGACGGCTCAATGAACGATAGTTAGGACTATAGCTGAGATGTTTTCCTTGAGGAAGGTGCTGTGAAGCACTCTTCAGGTGCAGCTCATCTTCAGACCATGTTGCTACAGAGACAAGGAGTAAGCTACGAAGATCTGTGTTCAGTTTATTGCTGGTATTGCACCCACACgccagggctgtggggcaggcatggagagccagcagcagcagatagTACCTGCCTCGGTACAGTCCAGTACGGTATTGCTGGGGAGCTCTAGGTTCTCTGTCCATACATGGTCCCACGGTTCCTGCAACAGAACTGGCGTCTCAGCACAGCTAATGGAGGAAGATATCCTGGTGCAGGATTTGTGAAAACAACTAAACTGTGTTTCCCTGAGCAGTGTTTTTTCCTGGCTAACATTGCAGAGCTCTTTTCTGCACGCAACAGCCTCTCTCTCTGCAAGTAACAGCTAGATTTGCTATGAAAGAACTGGCAAAACAATGCCCTTAAGCAGTTGTTAATTATTTCAGGCTTAAAGGATGGAGTTCTAAGTAGTAGAATAGGCATATGAGACTTGTGGTGTATTCCTCAGGCTTCTGTAAATTTCAAATGGCAGGTCTCAATCTGGATTAGCTCATGTACACTAAATGGTGATTCAATATTTAGCATTGTACTTTTATTACTGTTGGgacattttcttacttttaatgGCTAACATCCGAATAGGTGAGAGGCATGGGATATATGATGATGTGATCCATAAATTGGGGTGGGTGTGTTGGCTCTGGATctagataattaaaaaaaaaaaaggttgttttgcatttgcaaCTGATTGTTTGTTCAGTGTAAAGCATAACAAGCCAATAGGCAATATTTAGTAACTTCAAACTTGTCTCCCAATTTTAGGGGTCACAAAGTTTAACAATAACAGAATTTGAGCCAGAGGACCTAGAAACTCAGCTGTATGGGGATGGATACCCAGGTTATAATGGACACATCATAGCAGACAAGCTAATCCAGAACAGAGATGAGAAGAAACAGGttcagctggcagagcagaaaagaaTTGAAGACCACTGGGGGGTCATTGAGGCTGAAAGGATAAGGCAGATTGTAGAAATGgaagaacaaagagaaatggaagaacaaAGGTGCCAAGAACTTGAGCAGATGCAAAAAGAACAGGAGAGAAGGCGTTGTGAAGAAGAGAGGAGGCAGTATCTCCTTGAAGGAGAGACATCTTTGAAAATAGAAGAGCAAACATGCCATaaagaggagaggagactgCTGGAGGCTGAAAAGAGGCAAgagctggagaagcagaggcagaaggagctggaggagcaaCAGGGACGAgagctggaggagcagaagCGCCAGGAACAGGAGGAGCAACAGAGACGAAAGCTGGAGGAGCAAAAGCTCCAGGAACAGGAGGAGCAACAGAGACGAGAGCTGGAAGAGCAGGAGCAACAGAGACGAAAGCTGGAAGAGCAGAAGCTCCAGGAACGGGAGGAGCAACAGAGACGAGACCTGGAAGAGCAGAAGCATCAGGAACGGGAGGAGCAACAGAGAcaagagctggaggagcagaagcatcaggaatgggaagagcagaggtgCAAGAATCTGCAAGAGAAACAGAGATGGGAGTTGGaggagcagaagaggaggctaGAGCTGGAAGAATTAAGGCAACATGATATCAAAAAACAGTGtcaagaggaagaagaaagaaattggCTGGAGGAACAAGAAGAACTCAAGGaacaaaataaggaagaaaaacagggaCGAGAGGTAGAAGACAAAGAGCTTcaagaagctgaaataaaactgaagcaggagaaagaagatGGGAGCCTcaaacaacagaagaaacaggaggaacaaaggcagcatttgaaggagaaagaagaaaagacagagatGGAACAACCCCAGCAAGTAATGGATAAGAAAAAGAAACgggaagagcagagaaaacACAAGCTCACAAAACAAATGCACATGGAAAGTGCAGAGGGTGTGCAACAAGATgaactgaagcagcaaaaggaacaaaatgaaCAAGAATGGAACAAGCTGGAAGAGCATAAGAtagacacagaaggaaaaagtcatcagcaaaaccaacaagaaAAATCCTTGGAACAGCAACAGGACAAGGATCAGTTTTGTTCTGGAGGGACTGACAGTCATCCAGTAGAGGAGAAGCTCCAAGAAGGATCAAGATCCCCAAAACTCAAACAGCCAGAAAAAAGGACtaaaacagcagaagaagtcCTAGCCCAGAAACTGAAGAGAGAAGTTGAGGCTCAGGAACAAAAGCGAATAGGGGAAGAACTTAGGTGGCAAGAGGTAGATGAAAGACAAATGGCATCCAGACCCTTCACATTTCAAGTGTCTTCTGGAGATAAACAGATCATATTTCAGAAAGTAAATCTGAGCCCAGTCCTGCCCATGAAAGCAGCAGGACTCTCTTCTCCATCCATCAAAGACTGCAGGATGCACGCCTCCAGCAAGGGCTCTCATACACTCCCATCATCTGTGTGCGTACCCCATACAGCTATTTTGGTTACTGGAGCACAGCTGTGTGGCACAGCCGTTAACTTGAACCAGATAAAGGACACAGCTTGTAAATCACTACTTGGCttaacagaagagagaaaaaatgtggATATTCCTTCACCAGAGAAggcccagaaaaaaacccaggatcccaaacccagcagcagtaaaatgaaatatgcACAAGAGACATTGAACAACCAGGCCGTACTAGCTGAGTGGGCTTCTATCCGTTCCAGGATCCTAAAGaatgcagaaaacagcaaatataaCGAGAAAGACCGAGTAAGTGTCTGCAGACACAGTGACGACTGGACACCCCGAGGACGGGGTGCTCCCCATGGTAACTTGAGGAAAACCCTCTCTG is from Phalacrocorax carbo chromosome 4, bPhaCar2.1, whole genome shotgun sequence and encodes:
- the CRACD gene encoding capping protein-inhibiting regulator of actin dynamics isoform X1, with translation MINLFKKPYKKKAGKFQPFKKLFGKRKKREPASDCEEAKLKPSHSFGNVCNGTFSSDEEPNGGLRSSHYSMGSRAFSHDSIFIPDGRTEGEQAVQAMSQENVLGKVKTLQQQLAKNIKFGQPPQMTVSVRTMGEANAGIEEDVLLSSPMEIETQQDTVISDSGNKPTDTPDLLRTMTLPGTGYEVEEKVTPIKSSRPKRQFSCSGTIETINLDAVPQAVARLDNSAAKHKLSVKPKKQRMSRNHKRLTKGSQSLTITEFEPEDLETQLYGDGYPGYNGHIIADKLIQNRDEKKQVQLAEQKRIEDHWGVIEAERIRQIVEMEEQREMEEQRCQELEQMQKEQERRRCEEERRQYLLEGETSLKIEEQTCHKEERRLLEAEKRQELEKQRQKELEEQQGRELEEQKRQEQEEQQRRKLEEQKLQEQEEQQRRELEEQEQQRRKLEEQKLQEREEQQRRDLEEQKHQEREEQQRQELEEQKHQEWEEQRCKNLQEKQRWELEEQKRRLELEELRQHDIKKQCQEEEERNWLEEQEELKEQNKEEKQGREVEDKELQEAEIKLKQEKEDGSLKQQKKQEEQRQHLKEKEEKTEMEQPQQVMDKKKKREEQRKHKLTKQMHMESAEGVQQDELKQQKEQNEQEWNKLEEHKIDTEGKSHQQNQQEKSLEQQQDKDQFCSGGTDSHPVEEKLQEGSRSPKLKQPEKRTKTAEEVLAQKLKREVEAQEQKRIGEELRWQEVDERQMASRPFTFQVSSGDKQIIFQKVNLSPVLPMKAAGLSSPSIKDCRMHASSKGSHTLPSSVCVPHTAILVTGAQLCGTAVNLNQIKDTACKSLLGLTEERKNVDIPSPEKAQKKTQDPKPSSSKMKYAQETLNNQAVLAEWASIRSRILKNAENSKYNEKDRVSVCRHSDDWTPRGRGAPHGNLRKTLSANAKFSITPAWQKFSEASKNSSDAENVSAAKGNETVAIGRTTGSSADLKEDVASTFKDNLAEKAKEKMETHSEMPDNTEGCKFAKDLPSFLVPSFPHSPGKELPHAELPGALENQQNNSTKKADKPAPNGEENVSPFGIKLRRTNYSLRFHYDQQAEQRKKKRYSAGDSFDGVPDPLVTAEGEKESSGFAPQESTSPGMGRANVPGILKDSKDSSITVMETSLPATSQSTSPPPEKPTCKSPVPQKPALAPKPTSQTPPSSPLSKMNRSNLADTLGQRLVKAESDGGWRKEDRANAVHPTPSSDYKHEEEEVREKKSFFPSISIPWREKNDKKPEPLKKEKPVLQSRHSLDGSKLMEKVETSQPLWITLALQKQKGFREQQATREERRQAREAKQAEKLAKENAAVSNQSDNKSSSSSSKTSTLQKSTTQEGEKKIETAVSRLERREQLKKSNTLPTSVTVEISDSVPSTPLAKEVAKRFSTPDANPVSTEPAWLALAKRKAKAWSDCPQIIK
- the CRACD gene encoding capping protein-inhibiting regulator of actin dynamics isoform X2, producing MGSRAFSHDSIFIPDGRTEGEQAVQAMSQENVLGKVKTLQQQLAKNIKFGQPPQMTVSVRTMGEANAGIEEDVLLSSPMEIETQQDTVISDSGNKPTDTPDLLRTMTLPGTGYEVEEKVTPIKSSRPKRQFSCSGTIETINLDAVPQAVARLDNSAAKHKLSVKPKKQRMSRNHKRLTKGSQSLTITEFEPEDLETQLYGDGYPGYNGHIIADKLIQNRDEKKQVQLAEQKRIEDHWGVIEAERIRQIVEMEEQREMEEQRCQELEQMQKEQERRRCEEERRQYLLEGETSLKIEEQTCHKEERRLLEAEKRQELEKQRQKELEEQQGRELEEQKRQEQEEQQRRKLEEQKLQEQEEQQRRELEEQEQQRRKLEEQKLQEREEQQRRDLEEQKHQEREEQQRQELEEQKHQEWEEQRCKNLQEKQRWELEEQKRRLELEELRQHDIKKQCQEEEERNWLEEQEELKEQNKEEKQGREVEDKELQEAEIKLKQEKEDGSLKQQKKQEEQRQHLKEKEEKTEMEQPQQVMDKKKKREEQRKHKLTKQMHMESAEGVQQDELKQQKEQNEQEWNKLEEHKIDTEGKSHQQNQQEKSLEQQQDKDQFCSGGTDSHPVEEKLQEGSRSPKLKQPEKRTKTAEEVLAQKLKREVEAQEQKRIGEELRWQEVDERQMASRPFTFQVSSGDKQIIFQKVNLSPVLPMKAAGLSSPSIKDCRMHASSKGSHTLPSSVCVPHTAILVTGAQLCGTAVNLNQIKDTACKSLLGLTEERKNVDIPSPEKAQKKTQDPKPSSSKMKYAQETLNNQAVLAEWASIRSRILKNAENSKYNEKDRVSVCRHSDDWTPRGRGAPHGNLRKTLSANAKFSITPAWQKFSEASKNSSDAENVSAAKGNETVAIGRTTGSSADLKEDVASTFKDNLAEKAKEKMETHSEMPDNTEGCKFAKDLPSFLVPSFPHSPGKELPHAELPGALENQQNNSTKKADKPAPNGEENVSPFGIKLRRTNYSLRFHYDQQAEQRKKKRYSAGDSFDGVPDPLVTAEGEKESSGFAPQESTSPGMGRANVPGILKDSKDSSITVMETSLPATSQSTSPPPEKPTCKSPVPQKPALAPKPTSQTPPSSPLSKMNRSNLADTLGQRLVKAESDGGWRKEDRANAVHPTPSSDYKHEEEEVREKKSFFPSISIPWREKNDKKPEPLKKEKPVLQSRHSLDGSKLMEKVETSQPLWITLALQKQKGFREQQATREERRQAREAKQAEKLAKENAAVSNQSDNKSSSSSSKTSTLQKSTTQEGEKKIETAVSRLERREQLKKSNTLPTSVTVEISDSVPSTPLAKEVAKRFSTPDANPVSTEPAWLALAKRKAKAWSDCPQIIK